One genomic window of Bombus fervidus isolate BK054 chromosome 14, iyBomFerv1, whole genome shotgun sequence includes the following:
- the LOC139994482 gene encoding transmembrane emp24 domain-containing protein 5: MSNLLRSLVFGVFLSLANASMPHPWYETLPAVALDYKVHIDAGKEDCYFQYVNAGATFYVNFQVVRGGDRKAGFAVRNPEGVIVHPYQWLPNSDYQDTVKNAGYYSICIDNQFSRFASKLVNLYITVIRYDEWDKYSMELEELNLSVENFTSAIINVEKNINEMLQIQHLSRSREARDLNLLLDNNCYVQTWSIVQIIVIMVTTTIQVYFVRKLFEVKPSRYSRVGI; this comes from the exons ATGTCTAATCTTTTACGAAGTTTGGTTTTCGGAGTGTTTCTTAGCCTCGCGAACGCTAGCATGCCACATCCATGGTATGAAACTTTACCCGCGGTGGCCTTAGATTACAAAGTACATATTGATGCTGGAAAAGAAGATTGTTACTTTCAATATGTTAATGCTGGCGCTACTTTCTACGTAAATTTCCAG GTGGTACGTGGTGGAGATAGAAAAGCTGGTTTCGCAGTACGAAATCCAGAAGGAGTAATAGTTCATCCTTACCAGTGGCTTCCTAACTCAGATTATCAAGATACTGTGAAAAATGCTGGCTATTATAGCATTTGTATAGATAATCAGTTTTCCAGATTTGCTTCAAAAttagttaatttatatattacagtAATCAg aTACGATGAATGGGATAAATATTCAATGGAACTAGAGGAATTAAATCTTTCTGTGGAAAACTTTACA TCTGCAATAATCAATGTGGAGAAAAACATCAATGAAATGCTCCAAATTCAACATTTGAGCAGAAGTAGAGAAGCTcgagatttaaatttattattggaTAATAATTGTTATGTCCAAACATGGTCTATTGTCCAAATAATTGTCATAATGGTAACAACAACGATACAGGTATACtttgtaagaaaattatttgaagtGAAACCATCTAGATATTCTAGAGTAGGTATATAA